ACTTACATTTTAGTTTCTGCAACCAAAATTGCATTTTTgcaaagaaaattacaaaatgatTGTTCGATTATTAAAAATAAGtgttgattaattttctgtcaaacaACTAATCCatgaattgactaattgttgtaGCTGTAGCTCTAATAGAGCAGACCAGAGCGAGCAAATTTACAAATTTTCAAGTTTGTTGGTAtaaaaaatcttatttaaatCAACTTTATGTTGACCAAAAACTCAGAATACATGAAAGCAAAGCTAATTGTACACTGAAGCAGCAGGAAAATCCAAACTTTGTGACGCTTATGAAGTAATATTCTGCTGTTGTTGAGACcattttataataacatttaagGTCATAATTAGTAGTGATGttatattgaattgaattatatTGCGAAGCGTTTGTAATATTCTGTCCCTCTCATGCATGTACTGCGAAACAATAgaaacacctttcaatataatgcagaTCAATACATCATAACTACAGCCTCAAGAAACACCGTAGAGTTGACTCAACGACCTTTTAAAGGagttaaaactgaaaattaaaggGTTCATTAATCTTTTGAAGCAGATATGTGATTATTCTCTATATTGGATCAGATCAATGACTCAACTAAATATCTAAAACTGAATTTGTCATTTGTCGTTCCCATATCATGTTCTGTCGTCCACCAGCCTCTCCACGAGGTTCGGGACGGTGGCAGTGCCGAACATCCTGCTGTTCCAGGGGGCCAAACCCATGGCTCGCTTCAACCACACAGACAGAACGCTGGACACGCTCACGTCCTTCATTAGCAACCAGACAGGTACAGTCGGACTAGaagcagtcaaaaaaaaaaaaaaagtttgtttttatgttgaagACTTACTCgatgaaataataattttgacagtaaagaaaaaatcTGCTTGTTCTCAGTTACAGGAGATGCAACTTTGCTTCTGTTGCTGAAAGACATTACGCACTAACATTTAGGTCAATTTGTTGGATGTTTGCAGTTTCTTGTGGATCACTTGAAATTCAAAGTGATGTTTAATTTCTTAAAGTTTCCTTTATACACTTTAAGATTGACTTGCAGTAAGAAAACGCCTCATTTTGCTGCTTCATCTGAATATCTGACATCTGACTTCTCAGAAGCCATCATTCAATTTTGGTGCACATTAACAAATAgacttagaaaaaataaatacatcttatGTTTGTTATGTTGCCTCTCAGTGGTTCTTAGTCCAGGACCCTATAGTGGGCCCTCCAGGTGGTTACAAGATAATTTGGATCATACAAAGGCAATTTTATTGGAAAGGAGAATCGTATCTCCTCTGTACCAAACAGATAACtgaattatcttttttttcatgacaaaCAGAAACTAAACAGTCTTCCAATGCTGCTCATCAAGTATGTCTTATTTTCTGATTAACTGTTTTTGTGCTCCAGGGTTTGAAGCTGACGCAGACAGAAACGTGACAGACGCAGACCGCCTGGGCCCCCTCCCCAGTGTCCCGGTGAGGAGCATCGACTGGTTGCTGGTCTTTTCTGTCCTCTTCATCATGGGCTTCACCACGTACGCCATCCTTCGGACCGACAGCATCCGCTGGCTCATACCTGGACAGGAGCATGAACACCAGGACTGAAACATACAGACTGCAAATCACTGGATGTAAACTATTATTTAGTAACCGATTGTGTTTGTTATTAAAACTTAAGAGTTGCTAATTTGCTTGTGTTTCAATTGTTGgatgaataaaatgaattacTTGATTTATATTAAAGAATATAATGATTTGTTGGAGTTAGTTATGTAAAAGTCTAATGAAAAGGCttgtgtttgggttttttttgggggcGGGGTTGGTGCATTTTCATCTGTGCCGATTAGATGTGCCCATTAGATATTCACTTTTAGCCATAATTTTTAAGTATAGTACAAAAAAACTAGCTCTGGAAGGTATGAGGTGGATAACATCAAGCAAAGGATGCCGCTAAGAGTAAAGTCACCTCCAACTTACTCgtttatacacattttatactGACATATATTATAATTCAATAATTCATGTTGTAGTCTGCAGGTTGTTTTATTCACTATATCACTATGTTATTTCGGTAAAACCAGATATTTTAATCAGGCAATAAACTGAACAGCCTCGGTAAACTGACAGGACAAGCGTGAGAGCAGGACACTCAGTAGAGttggtgaagaggaggaggacagccTATGTCTGGGTTAATGTTTAGCCTGAGGCCGAGCAGCTCATGGCCCTGCAGCCGCCTGCTCAAGCTGGGCAGTCTGTTCCTGCCTCCTCTCTCCAGGAGCAGCGCCTCTAAAATGGTGAGTGTCGCATTGACAGTCGGTGTTTTAGCATTAGCATCTAAAagcagtttatttatatattgcacaCCAAGCTATTGTCATGTTGGTGTGCGTGTAATCTCATGAGACAAGCCGAACATTGTGGTACTGCATGTGGAGCTGCAGGTATCGGTAGTTGTGTGGGACCTCCGCTGTTGTGCCTGACATGGAAGAAAACGCGCGCCAAATTCCAGTAGAAAAActatgaattaaatgtttgcATGCAAAATTATTAACTTGCACACTTAATGAGCAGAATTTGTTGCTTTCTCTGACTTGCTCCGGAGCCACTCTTCAAATCGTCGTGGATAATCACAACTCACTGGGCTGCATTCATACATAAATATTAACTTGACTTTGCCCGTTTTCCCTCCTCATGATCCGCCAGTctgcaatgtttttaaaagctatTGATTTTGACTTCAAGCTCTTATTTATAGATTGTATACACGCCACATATGAATATTACAGcaacattaatataacattaatttCTGTGTAGACATTGCCTGATTGGTTTCTAATTAGAGCAGCGTCAATACTCAAAATTGGTGTTATGCTGCCTAATTAGAGCAGCGTCAGTACTCAATATTGGTGTTATGCTGCCACCTGGCGGCCCCATCAGTCTTAGCACTCAGGTAACTGCTAATACTTGAAGGTACCTTGTATAAATgctgtgaaaacacatttccaaCTGAGAAGGCTGGATCAGCAAGTTTAGATTAAAGTGACcatgggttaaaaaaaaagttatatatttGACTAGTCTGTTCATATTTAATAGGAAAACTCACAGTGTAAATACTTGtgtgcaaaatgtgtgtgtgtgtgtgtgtgtgtgtgtgtgtgtgtccagtcgCCAGACTCCCACTGGCTCTCCCCTGCAGACCGAGACCAGCAGGTGACGGAGCTGAGGGCCGCAGGCTGGATGGAGGTGGAGGACCGAGATGCCATCTTCAAAGAGCTTCACTTTAAAACCTTTAATCAggtttgtgtatatttctattAATGGACTCCTGATCATGTTAGACCTTTGAGTTAAAGACCTTTTCTCAAAGCCATTTTTTGGTATTTATTTAGGTTATTTTTGGGTTCAGACTTATGTTTAAGTAACCATGGAAACTTAATCTTTCAAATTAGCCTAGAAGAACAGTACACAGTTCACagagtaaataaaacaattattatgaCTCAGAGACAGCCTCTATCCACAAGCCATCAGACTTTGTgaacacgcacgcgcacacacacacacacacacacacacacacacacacatacatacacacacacacacacacacacacacacacacacacacacacacacacacacacacacacacacacacacacacacacacacagtctctctcttccttcctctcgtACACACTCATTCACCTCCACCAAACACACAGACTCTCTCCCATCTACacaatatatcattttatttctctcattttattaTATACTCTAATTGGAACTAGTTAACTGCCTTCAATTTTTCCATCTGCTGTGTTGCTTCACACGTGACAATAAAACctcttgaatcttgaatttCTTGTAACTAACGACTGAAATGACAGTATGGGACAAAATAATTGTATTAGTCCTGTAAGCCATCACTGTCCAGCTGGTGAGAgtgagtttgttgttttttcattatattttcacGGCAGTTTtagtctgtgttgtttttttttattccagacGGCCAGTAGATTTTGCAATCCGATTTTTTTTAACGATGTAAATCTGTCTGCCTCTGCGTTCTGCTGTGGTCTTCAGGGGGCTGTTGAACGTTGGCTGGAGGTTTGATGGGGATCAGGACGCAGACCGCCAAACACACAGCCGGCTCTCTAACCGTCGGAAACACATAAATTCATCTGTGTTCATGCGCTGATTGGTTGCAGGTGTAGCAGGGGGCAGGTTCCTCCTCTGTTTTCTGTGGTTTCATTTGGCtcctggtttgtttttttgtttctaccTGCAAAGGAAAGCACGATGATGATGAGTGagaggttgttgtttttgagaGGTGGCATCAGTCATACATTGTCTGTGTGATCAGACAGAGCATTACAATGCACCGCACGGGAAAA
This Scomber scombrus chromosome 14, fScoSco1.1, whole genome shotgun sequence DNA region includes the following protein-coding sequences:
- the LOC133994467 gene encoding pterin-4-alpha-carbinolamine dehydratase 2-like → MSGLMFSLRPSSSWPCSRLLKLGSLFLPPLSRSSASKMSPDSHWLSPADRDQQVTELRAAGWMEVEDRDAIFKELHFKTFNQAFGFMSRVALQAEKMNHHPEWFNVYNKVQITLTTHDCGGLSKRDIKMAKFIDKISLSM